Proteins encoded in a region of the Diospyros lotus cultivar Yz01 chromosome 9, ASM1463336v1, whole genome shotgun sequence genome:
- the LOC127810108 gene encoding protein DA1-related 1-like isoform X1, with protein sequence MGWLTKILKGSSHKIPEGHYNSKHDEDIIWEGADARSDFDNEDIDRAIALSLSEEDQKGKKVIDNESHLEEDEQLAKAIQESLNLSSPESPTHTPASPPHTPPRYNYGNLFQPYPYFYPAGHSLCAGCNAEIGHGRFLSCLGAVWHPECFRCHACNLPISDYEFSMSDNHPYHKSCYKEKHHPRCDVCKNFIPMNAAGLIEYRAHPFWSQKYCPSHERDGTPRCCSCERMEQTDTTYLLLEDGRKLCLECLDSAIMHTHECQPLYLEIQDFYEGLNMKVEQQVPLLLVERQALNEAMEGEKNGHHHLPETRGLCLSEEQTVSTISRKPRIGTSRIIDMFTEPCKLIRQCEVTAILVLYGLPRLLTGSILAHEMMHAWLRLKGYANLPPDVEEGICQVLAHMWLDSEIVAGSGSNVASTSSSASSSSSSSGSSSKKGKRSQFEKKLGEYFKHQIETDASAAYGEGFRAGNKAVLKHGLRITLDHIDLTRSFPY encoded by the exons ATGGGTTGGCTAACCAAGATTCTTAAAGGCTCCAGCCACAAAATCCCAGAAGGGCATTATAACAGCAAGCATGATGAGGACATAATTTGGGAAGGAGCG GATGCACGATCAGATTTTGATAATGAAGATATTGATCGTGCTATTGCACTTTCCCTCTCAGAAGAAGACCAGAAGGGGAAAAAAGTAATTG ATAATGAGTCTCATTTGGAGGAAGATGAACAACTTGCCAAGGCGATTCAAGAGAGTCTTAATTTGAGCTCTCCAGAATCTCCAACCCATACTCCAGCATCTCCACCCCATACTCCACCACGATATAATTATGGAAATCTGTTTCAACCTTATCCATACTTCTATCCAGCTGGTCACAG TCTCTGTGCCGGTTGCAATGCTGAAATTGGTCATGGACGATTTCTGAGTTGCTTGGGAGCTGTTTGGCATCCAGAATGTTTCCGGTGTCATGCTTGCAATCTACCCATTTCTGATTATGAG TTTTCCATGTCGGATAATCACCCTTACCATAAATCCTGCTATAAGGAGAAGCATCACCCAAGGTGTGATGTTTGCAAGAACTTT ATCCCAATGAATGCAGCTGGTCTTATTGAGTATAGGGCACACCCTTTTTGGTCACAAAAATACTGCCCCTCGCATGAACGTGATGGGACTCCCCGGTGTTGCAGCTGTGAAAGAATGGAG CAAACAGACACAACATATCTGTTGCTTGAAGATGGTCGGAAGCTATGTTTGGAGTGTCTTGACTCGGCAATAATGCATACACATGAATGCCAACCTCTTTACCTTGAAATACAGGATTTTTATGAAGGTTTAAATATGAAAGTGGAGCAGCAAGTTCCATTACTTCTGGTTGAGAGGCAGGCTCTAAACGAAGCAatggaaggagaaaaaaat GGTCATCATCACTTGCCTGAAACAAGAGGGCTTTGCCTATCAGAAGAACAAACTGTTAGCACT ATTTCAAGGAAACCAAGGATTGGGACTTCGCGGATCATAGACATGTTTACCGAACCTTGTAAACTAATCCGGCAATGTGAAGTGACAGCTATTCTGGTTTTGTATGGTCTCCCCAG GTTGTTGACTGGGTCAATCCTAGCTCACGAGATGATGCATGCATGGCTGCGGCTCAAAG GTTATGCCAACCTACCTCCGGATGTTGAAGAAGGTATCTGCCAAGTGTTAGCTCATATGTGGTTGGATTCTGAGATTGTGGCTGGTTCAGGAAGTAATGTTGCTTCAACTTCATCATCAGCTtcgtcttcttcatcttcctctgGTTCCTCATCAAAGAAGGGCAAACGTTCTCAATTTGAGAAGAAACTTGGTGAGTATTTTAAACACCAGATAGAAACGGATGCTTCTGCAGCTTACGGAGAAGGGTTTAGAGCTGGTAATAAAGCTGTGCTCAAGCACGGCCTCAGGATCACTCTTGACCATATTGATCTGACTAGAAGTTTTCCTTACTGA
- the LOC127810108 gene encoding protein DA1-related 1-like isoform X2: MGWLTKILKGSSHKIPEGHYNSKHDEDIIWEGADARSDFDNEDIDRAIALSLSEEDQKGKKVIDNESHLEEDEQLAKAIQESLNLSSPESPTHTPASPPHTPPRYNYGNLFQPYPYFYPAGHSLCAGCNAEIGHGRFLSCLGAVWHPECFRCHACNLPISDYEIPMNAAGLIEYRAHPFWSQKYCPSHERDGTPRCCSCERMEQTDTTYLLLEDGRKLCLECLDSAIMHTHECQPLYLEIQDFYEGLNMKVEQQVPLLLVERQALNEAMEGEKNGHHHLPETRGLCLSEEQTVSTISRKPRIGTSRIIDMFTEPCKLIRQCEVTAILVLYGLPRLLTGSILAHEMMHAWLRLKGYANLPPDVEEGICQVLAHMWLDSEIVAGSGSNVASTSSSASSSSSSSGSSSKKGKRSQFEKKLGEYFKHQIETDASAAYGEGFRAGNKAVLKHGLRITLDHIDLTRSFPY; encoded by the exons ATGGGTTGGCTAACCAAGATTCTTAAAGGCTCCAGCCACAAAATCCCAGAAGGGCATTATAACAGCAAGCATGATGAGGACATAATTTGGGAAGGAGCG GATGCACGATCAGATTTTGATAATGAAGATATTGATCGTGCTATTGCACTTTCCCTCTCAGAAGAAGACCAGAAGGGGAAAAAAGTAATTG ATAATGAGTCTCATTTGGAGGAAGATGAACAACTTGCCAAGGCGATTCAAGAGAGTCTTAATTTGAGCTCTCCAGAATCTCCAACCCATACTCCAGCATCTCCACCCCATACTCCACCACGATATAATTATGGAAATCTGTTTCAACCTTATCCATACTTCTATCCAGCTGGTCACAG TCTCTGTGCCGGTTGCAATGCTGAAATTGGTCATGGACGATTTCTGAGTTGCTTGGGAGCTGTTTGGCATCCAGAATGTTTCCGGTGTCATGCTTGCAATCTACCCATTTCTGATTATGAG ATCCCAATGAATGCAGCTGGTCTTATTGAGTATAGGGCACACCCTTTTTGGTCACAAAAATACTGCCCCTCGCATGAACGTGATGGGACTCCCCGGTGTTGCAGCTGTGAAAGAATGGAG CAAACAGACACAACATATCTGTTGCTTGAAGATGGTCGGAAGCTATGTTTGGAGTGTCTTGACTCGGCAATAATGCATACACATGAATGCCAACCTCTTTACCTTGAAATACAGGATTTTTATGAAGGTTTAAATATGAAAGTGGAGCAGCAAGTTCCATTACTTCTGGTTGAGAGGCAGGCTCTAAACGAAGCAatggaaggagaaaaaaat GGTCATCATCACTTGCCTGAAACAAGAGGGCTTTGCCTATCAGAAGAACAAACTGTTAGCACT ATTTCAAGGAAACCAAGGATTGGGACTTCGCGGATCATAGACATGTTTACCGAACCTTGTAAACTAATCCGGCAATGTGAAGTGACAGCTATTCTGGTTTTGTATGGTCTCCCCAG GTTGTTGACTGGGTCAATCCTAGCTCACGAGATGATGCATGCATGGCTGCGGCTCAAAG GTTATGCCAACCTACCTCCGGATGTTGAAGAAGGTATCTGCCAAGTGTTAGCTCATATGTGGTTGGATTCTGAGATTGTGGCTGGTTCAGGAAGTAATGTTGCTTCAACTTCATCATCAGCTtcgtcttcttcatcttcctctgGTTCCTCATCAAAGAAGGGCAAACGTTCTCAATTTGAGAAGAAACTTGGTGAGTATTTTAAACACCAGATAGAAACGGATGCTTCTGCAGCTTACGGAGAAGGGTTTAGAGCTGGTAATAAAGCTGTGCTCAAGCACGGCCTCAGGATCACTCTTGACCATATTGATCTGACTAGAAGTTTTCCTTACTGA